Sequence from the Dehalococcoidia bacterium genome:
GGAAGGCGTCGTCGCCCATCCAGTTGGTGACCGCGTGGCTGAGCCAACTCATGCGCTGGCAGCCGAAGTCGTAGGCGGCGGGGACGCCCGTGCCCTGCGCGGCCTCGCCTCTCTCATGGACGCGGGCAATGGCCTCCAGCGCCCCCGTGTCGGGGTCGCGGAAGCCCCAGGCGGGATGCCGATGGAACTCCTTGAGCGCCATGCGGTGGGAGAGCCCCCCCAGAGTGCCGGCGACGAACGTGAGAAGGTCGCCCTGGGAGAGGGGCCCCTTCACCACGGGCCTGATCGCGTCGCCGACCTGCACGTCCTCCCAGAAGCGCGGCTCAGCCCCACGGACCTCTTCGCCCAGCGTCTCCTCCTCGATGCGCTTGAGTTGCTCGGGAGTGTAGGCGTGGCGCTCGATGCCCGTGTATTTGGCGCGCTCGCGGGCGGCGGCGCGCTCGGCGCGGACCTGCCAGCCCTT
This genomic interval carries:
- a CDS encoding acyl dehydratase → KGWQVRAERAAARERAKYTGIERHAYTPEQLKRIEEETLGEEVRGAEPRFWEDVQVGDAIRPVVKGPLSQGDLLTFVAGTLGGLSHRMALKEFHRHPAWGFRDPDTGALEAIARVHERGEAAQGTGVPAAYDFGCQRMSWLSHAVTNWMGDDAFLKRLYGELRRFNVVGDTTWVKGKIVKKYRDEKTGEHLADLEIWAENQRKEVTAPGSATVALPARAPREI